A genomic region of Exiguobacterium oxidotolerans JCM 12280 contains the following coding sequences:
- the argC gene encoding N-acetyl-gamma-glutamyl-phosphate reductase — MKCTIIGATGYTAVELIRMIEQHPHLEIVALVSDSKATESITEIYTFMNKKNYSILQEFSLAHLEEVGTELIFLATPSGISKQYLEQLRDWKGKVIDLSGDLRLDQISYEHWYEKPAVEPMIQATATYGLSEWNREAIKTSRLIANPGCYATAVLLGLLPFLKEQVIEPVPIIIHASSGLSGAGKSFSEQTHHVRSNENMRLYKMNRHQHIPEIESVIQTVTGQEAIVSFATHLIPINRGIMATMTLTPRINKSETQWREWLQAFYENEPFVRINGNDPEIKSVVGSNYCDLTIYADARTGYLTVVSVIDNMQKGAVGQAIQNANLMCGYEEALGLTQQPLFI, encoded by the coding sequence ATGAAATGTACAATCATAGGTGCGACGGGATATACAGCAGTCGAATTGATACGAATGATTGAGCAACATCCCCATTTGGAAATCGTCGCTCTCGTGAGTGATTCGAAGGCAACGGAATCGATTACGGAAATATACACATTCATGAATAAAAAAAACTATTCCATCTTACAGGAGTTCTCACTTGCCCATTTAGAAGAGGTTGGAACGGAACTCATTTTTTTGGCGACTCCAAGCGGAATTTCAAAACAGTACTTAGAGCAGCTGAGAGATTGGAAAGGGAAAGTCATCGATTTGAGCGGCGATTTACGCCTCGACCAAATATCGTATGAACATTGGTACGAAAAACCAGCGGTCGAGCCAATGATTCAGGCAACAGCAACATATGGACTATCAGAATGGAACCGTGAAGCGATAAAAACGAGTCGTTTGATTGCCAACCCAGGGTGTTATGCGACGGCCGTACTCCTCGGTCTCCTACCATTTTTAAAAGAACAGGTCATCGAGCCGGTGCCGATTATCATTCATGCCAGTTCGGGGTTATCGGGAGCCGGGAAATCCTTTAGTGAACAGACACATCATGTGCGATCGAATGAAAACATGCGTCTGTATAAGATGAATCGCCATCAACACATCCCCGAAATCGAATCGGTCATTCAAACCGTGACGGGGCAAGAAGCAATCGTTTCGTTCGCGACACATTTGATTCCAATCAATCGCGGAATCATGGCGACGATGACATTGACTCCACGCATCAATAAATCGGAAACGCAATGGCGTGAGTGGCTCCAGGCATTTTACGAGAACGAACCCTTCGTCCGAATTAACGGAAATGATCCGGAAATTAAATCGGTCGTCGGCAGTAACTACTGTGATTTGACGATATACGCCGACGCGAGAACAGGATATCTGACAGTCGTTTCAGTCATTGACAACATGCAAAAGGGTGCAGTCGGGCAAGCGATTCAAAATGCGAACCTGATGTGCGGATATGAGGAAGCACTCGGTTTGACCCAGCAACCATTATTCATTTAA
- the argJ gene encoding bifunctional glutamate N-acetyltransferase/amino-acid acetyltransferase ArgJ translates to MLNLQTVSPLTLTTPKGFKATGIHVGLKRKRKDLGLLVCEGGASAAAVYTTNQMQAAPIIVTKQAMEASEGRIHAILVNSGNANACTGELGLTHAYTSQHAIANHLQIKPEQVAIASTGIIGQTLAIDTLVTGVGQLVASEAEEEADAFAHAILTTDTGIKTAGYQFLMNGSEVSICGVAKGSGMIHPNMATMLGFLTTDATVEPNVLQTILKRSIDRTFNCITVDGDSSTNDMVMMLASGAAKTPTIMLDTQEAEQFEQAVTHVCQELAKLIARDGEGATKLIEVTVQGTDEERLARKIAKQIVGSSLVKTAIFGEDANWGRIVAAIGSIDEPIDVSKIDIRIGSQWVLRQSMPILFDETLASNELAADTVAIEVDLNSGSAVGRAFGCDLTYDYIKINASYRT, encoded by the coding sequence GTGTTGAACTTACAAACCGTGTCACCGTTGACGCTGACGACACCAAAAGGCTTTAAGGCGACAGGTATACATGTTGGACTCAAACGAAAACGGAAAGATTTAGGCTTGTTGGTATGTGAAGGAGGAGCGAGTGCGGCGGCTGTCTATACGACAAATCAAATGCAGGCAGCACCGATTATAGTGACAAAACAAGCGATGGAAGCCTCGGAGGGGCGTATTCATGCGATTTTAGTCAATAGCGGGAATGCTAACGCCTGCACCGGTGAATTAGGTTTGACCCATGCCTATACGTCGCAACACGCAATCGCGAATCACTTACAGATTAAACCGGAACAAGTCGCAATCGCATCGACCGGGATCATTGGTCAAACGTTGGCGATCGACACGTTAGTAACTGGAGTTGGTCAACTGGTGGCGAGTGAGGCGGAAGAAGAAGCGGATGCTTTTGCCCATGCGATTTTAACGACTGACACAGGTATCAAAACGGCCGGATATCAATTTTTGATGAATGGAAGTGAAGTTTCGATTTGCGGTGTCGCGAAGGGGTCAGGAATGATTCATCCAAACATGGCGACGATGCTCGGATTTTTAACGACCGATGCGACCGTCGAACCAAACGTCCTGCAAACGATATTAAAACGCTCAATCGACCGGACGTTCAATTGCATTACGGTCGATGGGGATAGTTCAACCAATGACATGGTCATGATGTTAGCGAGTGGTGCGGCAAAAACGCCAACAATCATGCTTGATACGCAAGAAGCGGAGCAGTTTGAGCAGGCGGTCACGCATGTCTGTCAAGAACTTGCGAAGCTCATTGCGCGAGATGGAGAGGGCGCAACGAAGTTGATTGAAGTAACGGTTCAAGGAACGGACGAAGAACGATTGGCACGAAAAATTGCCAAACAAATCGTTGGTTCTTCGCTCGTTAAAACCGCGATTTTCGGAGAAGACGCGAACTGGGGACGAATTGTAGCAGCAATCGGAAGCATCGATGAACCGATTGATGTCTCAAAAATCGATATTCGGATTGGTTCACAGTGGGTCTTACGACAGAGCATGCCGATTTTATTCGATGAGACACTTGCTTCAAATGAACTCGCGGCGGATACGGTAGCAATTGAAGTCGATTTGAATAGTGGATCGGCCGTCGGACGTGCCTTTGGATGTGATCTGACATACGACTATATCAAAATCAATGCGAGCTACCGGACATGA
- a CDS encoding DUF3006 domain-containing protein — MIKRGTLERLDGKYAVLLWENGSSFIPRRYLPTEARLGDTILFDGTTYSIDASSTSQSSFQTFSFRQMG; from the coding sequence ATGATCAAACGTGGTACGCTTGAACGGCTTGATGGTAAATATGCTGTTCTTCTCTGGGAGAACGGTTCAAGTTTTATCCCTCGCCGCTATTTACCGACTGAGGCACGATTAGGTGACACAATACTTTTTGATGGTACAACGTATTCAATTGATGCATCGAGTACATCCCAATCGTCCTTTCAGACGTTTTCCTTTCGGCAAATGGGTTGA
- a CDS encoding LCP family protein → MDEFQSGRSRIERKRQEEEQARRTSTHRRIEQQADERMRIDAPQQPNHRYVEDGPTLTSRPVQQNHRGSQKRTGTGIGGRLFTLVRKSAKQVGTIMAERTRSNRRKSRRSEEAVPDETRQGALKKQPVEKKKRRFKTKVFGLLLVLLIGFILFASQPFTFLLIGSDARPGESLRGSRSDSLSVMQFVPLSRTIQLTSIPRDTYTPISCEDGKKDKITHAFAFGGEECTQNAVSELLDVDIDSKIVISFDSFIGLIDQIGGIDLVSTGTFSEQDASGKANQYAFQKGKEYHMDGAMALAYSRHRKTDNDGARANRQSEVIQAVATHLLKPTGWTKISSAHAYMKEAMSLDISFRQMATAGLALALMSEREHLEIDVVSDRLNGIFYDFPDEKALTQLREKLQTTFYGVLAND, encoded by the coding sequence ATGGATGAGTTTCAATCAGGTCGTTCTCGAATAGAGAGAAAACGGCAGGAAGAAGAGCAGGCACGACGTACTTCGACACATAGACGAATCGAGCAGCAAGCAGATGAGCGAATGCGGATTGACGCGCCACAACAGCCGAATCATCGATACGTCGAAGATGGACCAACTTTGACGTCGCGTCCAGTTCAACAAAATCACCGGGGGTCGCAGAAAAGAACAGGGACTGGTATCGGTGGGCGGCTTTTCACCTTAGTCAGAAAATCTGCAAAGCAAGTTGGGACGATTATGGCAGAGCGGACACGGTCGAATCGACGTAAAAGTAGACGTTCGGAAGAAGCGGTGCCAGATGAGACGAGGCAGGGCGCGTTAAAGAAACAGCCTGTCGAGAAGAAGAAACGTCGCTTCAAAACGAAAGTGTTTGGTCTGCTCTTGGTTCTATTGATTGGCTTTATCCTATTTGCCTCACAGCCGTTTACCTTTTTATTGATCGGAAGTGACGCAAGACCCGGAGAATCGTTACGCGGTTCACGGTCTGATTCACTATCCGTCATGCAATTCGTACCGTTATCACGGACGATTCAGTTGACGTCGATTCCACGTGATACGTATACACCGATCAGTTGTGAGGATGGTAAGAAAGATAAAATCACACATGCTTTTGCGTTCGGTGGGGAAGAATGTACGCAAAACGCTGTCAGTGAACTACTTGATGTAGACATCGACAGTAAAATCGTCATCTCTTTCGATAGTTTCATTGGTTTAATTGATCAAATCGGCGGAATTGATCTTGTTTCGACAGGAACGTTCTCGGAACAAGATGCTAGTGGAAAAGCGAATCAATATGCGTTTCAAAAAGGGAAAGAATATCATATGGACGGAGCGATGGCTCTTGCCTATTCCCGTCACCGAAAAACGGACAACGATGGGGCACGAGCTAATCGTCAGTCAGAAGTCATTCAAGCTGTAGCGACGCATCTGTTGAAGCCGACAGGATGGACTAAAATTTCATCAGCCCATGCGTACATGAAAGAGGCGATGAGTTTAGACATCAGTTTCCGTCAAATGGCGACAGCTGGCTTAGCCCTGGCGTTGATGTCTGAGCGAGAGCATCTTGAAATTGACGTTGTCAGTGATCGATTGAATGGCATTTTCTATGATTTTCCGGATGAAAAAGCCCTGACACAATTGAGAGAAAAACTACAGACGACGTTTTACGGTGTACTGGCGAATGACTAA
- the argB gene encoding acetylglutamate kinase, with product MKQRKMIKLGGSIFEQLDSRYFKEWKDWCDAGHELIILHGGGPALSAYCETLEIESVFREGVRVTTEEVLLGAERVLGGEVQSKIVYQLNRSDLPAVGLTGIDGASIGGEQRQGLGAVGDIRFVDKTLFETLLGAGYIPVVTSLITGPSGALNSNGDTCAIAVANALDVDAFELLTDVEGVRLDGAYQEVVTREMLEGGIKTNEIHGGMIPKVEAVIEASKQGIPDVRIRSGKYVTSQGTRVKEETDERITTHLSTS from the coding sequence ATGAAACAACGAAAAATGATCAAACTCGGTGGGAGTATTTTTGAGCAACTCGATTCCCGTTATTTTAAAGAATGGAAAGACTGGTGCGATGCTGGTCACGAATTAATTATCTTGCATGGCGGGGGCCCCGCTTTATCGGCTTATTGTGAAACCTTAGAAATCGAATCCGTCTTCCGGGAAGGCGTCCGTGTGACGACCGAGGAGGTCTTACTCGGGGCAGAACGTGTCCTCGGGGGCGAGGTTCAGTCAAAAATCGTTTATCAGCTCAATCGATCAGACCTACCTGCAGTCGGATTGACGGGGATCGACGGTGCAAGCATTGGCGGAGAGCAACGACAAGGGTTAGGGGCAGTCGGTGATATTCGCTTCGTAGATAAAACCTTGTTCGAAACGCTACTCGGCGCAGGCTATATTCCGGTCGTGACGTCGCTGATTACCGGTCCGTCCGGTGCACTTAATAGCAATGGCGATACATGTGCGATTGCCGTCGCAAACGCACTTGATGTCGATGCGTTTGAGCTATTGACCGATGTCGAAGGAGTCCGATTAGATGGTGCTTATCAAGAAGTCGTCACGCGAGAAATGTTGGAAGGCGGCATAAAGACAAATGAGATTCATGGAGGCATGATTCCGAAAGTAGAAGCGGTGATTGAAGCATCAAAACAAGGGATTCCAGACGTTCGGATTCGGTCCGGGAAATACGTGACGAGTCAGGGGACTCGCGTCAAGGAGGAAACAGATGAGCGCATTACTACCCACTTATCAACGTCATAA
- a CDS encoding GNAT family N-acetyltransferase, with product MKILRYEQLSHGQRRLVHQLLQKNRLSPLSLSFQPPEKYQWVLIKEDAVCATLGFNQFVSSLQIINAAYTDLIAFRTLAHFVHDYALSLHPHQIDVQIIPPHDFGLVSTWNTLGYTLSSEQFRFIGLINDHAASLQFKPLTLRNRSLFLTLRNESIQSSHFLFSYDVSHIEYLIEQGALPYLVYDQQTIVGTIIIQKQKQTIRLLEITCIPELKNQGYGRRILETFQAKLKRTTVRTFETYCFSTHQEALRLYDPDTFCDIQLFSHWHTYSRESLRNRSTIS from the coding sequence TTGAAAATTTTACGTTACGAGCAATTGTCGCACGGTCAACGTCGTCTCGTCCATCAGTTGTTACAAAAAAACCGCTTATCTCCTCTATCCCTCTCGTTCCAACCACCTGAAAAATATCAATGGGTTTTGATTAAGGAGGATGCCGTCTGCGCGACATTAGGGTTTAACCAATTCGTCTCGTCCCTTCAAATCATCAATGCCGCTTACACGGACTTAATCGCTTTCCGCACTTTGGCGCATTTCGTCCATGATTACGCGCTCTCTCTACATCCTCATCAAATCGACGTTCAAATCATTCCACCACATGATTTCGGGTTGGTATCGACTTGGAACACGCTCGGTTATACACTCTCCTCTGAACAATTTCGCTTCATCGGTCTCATCAATGATCATGCCGCATCACTTCAATTCAAGCCACTTACCCTCCGAAACCGTTCCTTGTTCTTAACTCTCAGAAACGAGTCGATTCAATCCTCACATTTTTTATTTAGCTATGACGTATCCCATATCGAATATTTGATTGAACAGGGGGCATTGCCGTACCTTGTCTACGATCAACAAACAATCGTCGGGACAATCATCATCCAAAAACAAAAGCAAACAATTCGTTTACTCGAAATTACGTGTATCCCTGAATTGAAGAATCAAGGATACGGGCGAAGAATTCTTGAGACCTTTCAAGCTAAATTAAAACGCACGACAGTTCGGACATTCGAGACGTATTGTTTTTCAACACATCAAGAAGCCCTTCGTTTATATGACCCCGATACATTCTGTGATATCCAACTCTTCTCACACTGGCATACTTACTCTAGAGAATCTTTACGTAACCGCTCAACGATTTCTTGA
- a CDS encoding acetylornithine transaminase: MSALLPTYQRHNIELVEGTGSFVKDTQGITYLDFMMGIAVCNTGHRHPYVEQRLKEQLGQLWHTSNLFESSKQERVATLLTENSHLSHAFFCNSGTEANEGAFKLIRKWTQKTEILSFSQSFHGRTFAMMGATGQEKVKEGFGEMVADFKHLVFNDLNSLDAITEKTGAVWLEIIQGEGGVIVADDAWLEALMKRTKAYGVKIVVDEVQTGIGRTGSRFAFEQTPLKPDIITVAKGLGSGFPVGAIITTAEAATVFTPGTHGSTFGGNPLAMTAAEATLDLLLTDELLHEVQEKGNYLMRRLAAELPETSLHSVRGRGLMIGIEFERPVAGIVQALQQVGMLVVSAGPHVVRLLPSLFVTREELDLALEKIKQVCQQEVMV, from the coding sequence ATGAGCGCATTACTACCCACTTATCAACGTCATAATATCGAATTGGTCGAAGGGACGGGATCGTTCGTCAAAGATACGCAAGGCATCACGTATCTTGATTTTATGATGGGGATTGCCGTTTGCAACACGGGACATCGGCACCCTTACGTAGAGCAACGACTCAAAGAACAACTCGGTCAGCTTTGGCATACGTCAAATTTATTTGAAAGCAGTAAGCAGGAACGTGTCGCGACGCTACTGACGGAAAACAGTCACTTGAGTCATGCTTTCTTCTGTAACAGCGGAACAGAAGCGAATGAAGGTGCGTTTAAATTAATTCGCAAATGGACGCAAAAAACAGAAATCTTGTCATTCAGCCAATCGTTCCACGGGCGGACATTCGCGATGATGGGGGCGACAGGTCAAGAAAAAGTCAAAGAAGGGTTCGGTGAAATGGTAGCGGACTTTAAACACCTCGTGTTCAACGACTTAAATAGTTTAGATGCCATCACGGAAAAAACGGGCGCCGTTTGGCTTGAAATCATCCAAGGCGAAGGTGGTGTCATCGTCGCGGACGATGCTTGGTTGGAGGCATTAATGAAACGGACAAAAGCGTATGGCGTCAAAATCGTCGTCGATGAGGTCCAAACGGGGATTGGGCGAACTGGATCACGTTTCGCTTTTGAACAGACACCACTGAAACCAGACATCATTACAGTCGCGAAAGGGCTCGGAAGCGGTTTTCCGGTCGGCGCGATCATCACGACAGCGGAAGCGGCGACCGTATTTACACCGGGGACGCACGGCTCGACATTTGGCGGGAACCCGCTAGCGATGACAGCAGCGGAAGCGACACTCGATCTTCTCTTGACAGACGAGCTTTTACACGAGGTGCAGGAGAAAGGAAATTACTTGATGAGACGACTCGCAGCAGAGTTGCCTGAAACAAGTCTGCATAGTGTTCGAGGACGTGGTTTGATGATTGGAATTGAATTCGAACGACCGGTCGCTGGAATTGTCCAAGCGCTTCAACAAGTAGGGATGCTCGTCGTCAGTGCCGGACCACACGTGGTTCGTTTATTACCGTCTCTATTTGTGACACGAGAGGAACTAGATCTTGCTCTAGAAAAAATAAAACAAGTCTGCCAACAGGAGGTCATGGTATGA
- a CDS encoding TlpA family protein disulfide reductase, whose amino-acid sequence MKKYLLYVIVGLAISGIAYKSYDAYKAQQIKEFTQATQQAQGGLEIGMKAPNLELEQDGKMVELSDLTNRLIVINFWATWCPPCKQEIPELNVFAKAVDVPVYGINVTTSERKVSDVANFLKETPVDYGVLYDTKGQSENAYRLVAMPATYVIDTDGVIVAKHIGPVTSSMLKEMVGKKGG is encoded by the coding sequence TTGAAAAAATATTTACTATACGTGATTGTCGGGTTAGCGATTAGTGGGATTGCATATAAAAGCTATGACGCCTATAAAGCACAACAGATTAAAGAATTTACTCAAGCGACGCAACAAGCGCAAGGCGGATTAGAGATTGGAATGAAGGCACCGAATCTCGAGCTGGAACAGGATGGAAAAATGGTGGAACTATCGGATTTGACGAATCGATTGATTGTAATCAATTTTTGGGCGACATGGTGTCCACCATGTAAACAAGAAATACCTGAATTGAACGTCTTTGCTAAAGCGGTGGACGTGCCCGTCTATGGCATCAACGTGACGACATCCGAACGAAAGGTTTCAGATGTAGCCAATTTTCTGAAAGAGACTCCTGTTGATTACGGGGTGCTCTATGATACGAAGGGCCAATCCGAAAATGCTTATCGATTAGTCGCGATGCCGGCGACTTACGTCATTGATACGGATGGAGTCATCGTCGCAAAACACATTGGTCCTGTTACATCAAGTATGCTAAAAGAGATGGTAGGGAAAAAGGGAGGATGA
- the nfsA gene encoding oxygen-insensitive NADPH nitroreductase, producing the protein MNETIEHLLNHRSIRKFKEHQLDEQTIEVLIQSAQAASTSSYQQAYAIVGIEDLEKKQQLVEVASGQSYVADNSYFFVFCIDYHKHMLAAEIANGSVADTVETTEALIVGAVDAGLAAQNLVVAAESLGYGTVYIGSLRNDARKVSELLELPSHVVPLFGVAVGLPDQQPGKKPRLPMEAIFHRNTYTNDSKMRELLEQYEAETSSYYGERTDGVRTEGWVYQMAASMKEPKRTYLRKFLQDKQLSQD; encoded by the coding sequence ATGAATGAAACGATTGAACATTTATTAAACCACCGCTCGATTCGGAAATTTAAGGAGCATCAACTTGATGAACAGACGATTGAAGTATTGATCCAATCTGCGCAAGCTGCTTCGACGTCTTCTTACCAACAAGCCTATGCAATCGTCGGGATTGAAGATTTAGAAAAAAAACAGCAACTCGTCGAAGTGGCGAGTGGTCAAAGTTATGTAGCGGACAATAGTTACTTCTTCGTCTTCTGTATCGACTACCATAAGCACATGCTGGCAGCAGAGATTGCGAATGGCTCAGTCGCTGACACAGTCGAAACGACGGAAGCATTAATCGTCGGGGCTGTCGATGCAGGACTTGCTGCACAGAATCTCGTCGTAGCAGCAGAATCGTTAGGATACGGGACAGTTTATATCGGATCACTTCGTAACGATGCTCGAAAAGTGAGCGAACTCCTAGAACTGCCAAGCCATGTCGTCCCGTTATTTGGTGTTGCGGTCGGTTTACCGGATCAACAACCAGGTAAAAAACCCCGTCTTCCGATGGAGGCAATCTTCCATCGTAATACGTATACTAATGACAGCAAGATGCGTGAGTTGCTAGAACAGTATGAGGCAGAAACCTCGTCATATTACGGAGAACGGACGGATGGCGTACGAACTGAGGGATGGGTCTATCAAATGGCTGCCTCGATGAAGGAACCGAAACGGACGTATCTACGTAAGTTCTTACAAGATAAGCAGTTATCGCAAGACTAA
- a CDS encoding NAD(P)H-binding protein, which translates to MNVLVVGASGTIGARVVKSLAKGHQVTVIVRHKHLVDRFEKLGVKAHYVDIETELEKVIDLGVAGQNAVICAATAGVDGEATEIELLDRTVALKTIDAAKKARVRHFVLLSAYGADRPNQFKKEVYPFYAAKNAAEEQIEHSGLTYTIICPVNIVDGEGLGLIEADEDLKDVKDATISEIDVASILAASVDNRALFNRRLEVKQGKTSLNEALGGDESFESIKDNRRVKQQLPRYN; encoded by the coding sequence ATGAATGTATTAGTTGTAGGTGCATCAGGTACAATCGGAGCTCGCGTCGTCAAGTCGCTTGCGAAAGGTCATCAAGTCACTGTCATCGTTCGACACAAGCATCTCGTCGATCGCTTCGAAAAACTCGGTGTCAAAGCACATTACGTCGACATTGAAACTGAGCTTGAAAAGGTCATTGATCTCGGGGTGGCAGGTCAAAATGCTGTGATTTGTGCAGCGACCGCGGGTGTCGATGGTGAAGCGACTGAAATTGAGTTGCTCGATCGAACGGTTGCTTTAAAAACGATTGATGCTGCGAAAAAGGCACGTGTCCGTCATTTTGTCCTCCTCAGTGCCTATGGCGCTGATCGACCAAATCAATTTAAAAAAGAAGTCTATCCATTCTATGCCGCAAAAAATGCGGCGGAAGAGCAAATTGAGCATAGTGGTTTGACGTATACAATCATTTGTCCGGTCAACATCGTTGATGGAGAAGGTCTTGGACTAATCGAAGCCGATGAGGATTTAAAAGATGTAAAAGATGCAACGATTTCTGAAATTGATGTCGCGTCGATTTTGGCGGCATCGGTCGATAATCGGGCACTTTTCAATCGACGTTTAGAGGTAAAGCAAGGAAAAACGTCACTAAATGAAGCGCTTGGTGGAGACGAATCGTTTGAAAGCATTAAAGACAATCGTCGCGTTAAACAACAACTTCCTCGCTATAACTGA
- the nhaC gene encoding Na+/H+ antiporter NhaC has translation MRMSFRESAAILGISIIILLSALFGAQAEPHLAILASLIFVVGYAVYRRFPFSQLEEHMINGIREAIKPILIMLLVGMTIAVWMMSGAVPTLLHYGLSTLSATWFAPTALIIVMIVSTFTGSSFTTIGTVGVALMGIAVVLGVNPALAAGAIISGACFGDKMSPLSDTTNFAPGIVNVSVFDHIRFMMGTTIPAIAITFVLFLIFGRGEGSIDSEAIVATQQALDSLFRLSPWTLLSPLLVMVLAIRKMPVIPTLIAGVLSGLLLTGLVQGNWNITQWMSVIQNGLKLETTNETVASIISKGGIQSMMWSVSLVMLALAFGGVLRGIGVIDVIIEKTVSKLQRDGSIISSAALAAIGVNFMAGEQYLSILLPGQAFKKIFEERSIDPRFLSRALEDGGTLVNPLIPWGVSGAFFASTLGVPVTSYVPFAFFLILSPLFTFIFAFTRPTKKQVTKSVA, from the coding sequence ATGCGCATGTCCTTTCGTGAATCCGCAGCTATCCTAGGAATTAGTATCATTATCTTATTGTCCGCATTATTCGGTGCACAGGCCGAACCACATCTCGCTATACTCGCCAGTCTTATTTTTGTTGTAGGGTATGCCGTGTATCGCCGCTTCCCTTTCAGTCAACTTGAAGAACATATGATTAACGGTATTCGAGAAGCGATTAAACCGATTTTAATCATGTTACTCGTCGGTATGACAATCGCCGTCTGGATGATGAGTGGTGCCGTTCCAACCTTGCTCCATTATGGCTTATCGACATTATCTGCGACCTGGTTCGCGCCAACCGCTTTAATCATCGTGATGATCGTTTCGACCTTTACAGGCAGTTCATTTACTACAATTGGTACGGTCGGTGTCGCCTTGATGGGAATCGCCGTCGTCCTTGGTGTCAATCCCGCTCTTGCTGCAGGTGCCATCATCAGCGGTGCTTGTTTTGGAGATAAAATGTCTCCTTTATCGGATACGACGAATTTCGCACCAGGTATCGTCAACGTCTCTGTTTTTGATCATATTCGTTTTATGATGGGAACAACAATTCCCGCTATCGCAATCACATTTGTTCTCTTCCTTATTTTTGGACGAGGTGAAGGATCAATTGATTCAGAAGCGATTGTAGCAACACAACAAGCACTCGATAGCCTTTTCCGCTTATCTCCTTGGACATTGCTTTCTCCGCTTCTCGTGATGGTACTCGCTATCCGGAAGATGCCAGTCATTCCAACATTGATTGCAGGCGTTTTAAGCGGATTATTACTCACAGGTCTCGTTCAAGGAAATTGGAACATCACGCAATGGATGTCTGTCATCCAAAATGGTCTCAAGCTCGAAACAACGAATGAAACGGTTGCGAGCATCATTAGTAAAGGTGGCATCCAATCAATGATGTGGTCCGTCTCCCTCGTCATGCTCGCGTTAGCATTCGGCGGTGTCTTACGTGGTATCGGAGTCATCGATGTCATCATCGAAAAAACCGTTTCGAAACTGCAACGTGACGGGAGTATCATCTCGTCTGCTGCACTTGCTGCAATCGGCGTTAACTTCATGGCAGGTGAACAATACTTGTCTATTTTATTACCGGGACAAGCCTTCAAGAAAATTTTTGAAGAACGGTCAATTGACCCACGGTTTTTATCGCGTGCGCTTGAAGATGGCGGCACACTTGTTAATCCTTTGATTCCTTGGGGTGTATCCGGGGCATTCTTTGCCTCGACACTCGGTGTGCCGGTCACATCGTATGTGCCATTTGCCTTTTTCTTAATTTTATCTCCCCTCTTCACTTTTATCTTCGCCTTTACACGACCGACAAAAAAACAAGTCACGAAAAGTGTCGCGTGA